The Caulobacter sp. 73W region GCCGCCAACCCGGCTTCCGCTCGCGTCGGATCATGGAGCAGGCCGACGGCTCGGTGGCCGACGTACTGGTCTGGGCGGCGGTGTCGGACGGCCGCGCGGCGGCGGACGGCCTGATGGACGAACTGGCGGACTCGCCGGTCCACAACCTGATCGATCAGCGCACGGTGTGCTGGAGCGTCTCGCCCGTGCGCCACAGCGTGGGTTGATGCGCGGGCATTGTGCGTGCTTCGAGACGCGCTCTCGCGCTCCTCAGCATGACGGGCTTTGTTGCTGCTGAATTCGTCATCCTGAGGAGGCCGACAGGCCGTCTCGAAGGACGCAACGCGCCTAGTCGATCGTCCCGGCTTCGACCGCGTTGGCGGCGACCTGGGTGGGGGGCAGGGTTTCGGCGACCTTTGTCGCGCTGATCGGGATGACGCCGTCCAGCATGTTCACCGCCTCGCGGATGAACTTGGCGTGGGTGACGACGCCGATCTCCAGCCGTTCCTTGTTCAGCTCCACCTGCTGGGTGAGCATGCCGGCGACGAACTGAACTTCCTGGGCCTCGCCCGCCCCGGGGCGACGGCGGGCGGCCTGGGCCATGAACACCGGGCCGCCGGAATTGCCGGGAAACACCGCGAAATCGAGCAGGAAGGTCGGCGAATTGTCGGCCGGGCCCAGCGGGTAGGAGGCCACTCGGCCCGAACGCAGGATCGGGAAGCCGGCGCCGTTGGCGGCCAGGCCGCGCGGGAAGCCCAGCGCCATCATCTCGTCGCCGGGGCCGAGCGCCACCTTGCTGAAGGTTTCGTCCGCGGCCAGCCAGGCCAGAGGGATCGCCGCCTTGGCGAATTCCGGCGGCGCGACGACCTCGATCGCGGCCACGTCGCGGGTCGGGTGCTTGGCCCATTCCGGTTGGTTGGCGGCGTCGCGGATGGTCATGGTCTGGGGGTCGTAGCGCCAGACGCCGTCGCCGCCCTGGACGCGATAGCCGATGCGGGCGCTGGCTTTGGGCATACGCTCCAGCACATGGCCGGCGGTGACCAGCACGGTGCGCGGACGGCCGTCAGGGGTCGGGGCGTCGACCAGGAAGCCGGTGCCCACGGTCCGGCCGCCGTCGGGCAGGGCCTGTTCGACCTGCACCGTCGCCTGAATGAGATCGAGTGAGAGATCCCAGGCCATGGACGCCCCTTGAATACGCGACTCAACTGGCCCCATTTGACCAACCTCGAATCCGCGTCACAAGCTGGCGTCCTGCCGCACCCCTAGGTTTTAGGACCCCGCATGCAAAACCGACGCGAACTTCTGGCCTCCGCGGCCGCCCTGGTCGCTTCTTCCGCACTCATTCCCGGTGAATCTATGTCCGCGTCGCCTACCCTCCCCAAGCCGCCCGTCGCCAAGAAGGAACCGAAGCGCATCGAGCAGCTGGGCCGCGTGCGGACCGACGACTACGCCTGGATGAAGGACGACAACTGGCAGAAGGTCTTGCGCGACCCCAGCCTGATCAAGGCGGACGTCAAGGCGCACCTGACCGAGGAGAACGCCTACACCAAGGCCATGCTGGCCAAGACCGAACCGCTGCAGAAGGCGATGTTCGAGGAGATGAAGGGCCGCGTCAAAGAAGACGACGCCTCCGTCCCCGCCCCCGACGGCGCGTTCGAATACTACACCCGCTACAATGTCGGGGCGCAGCACCCGATCTACGCCCGCAAGCCGCGCGGCGGGGGGGCCGAGGAAGTGCTGCTGGACGCCGACGCCCTGGCCAAGGGCAAGGCCTATTCGGAGGTCGGCGCGGCCGACCACAGCCCCGACCACAAGCTGTTCGCCTATGCCGAGGACGCGCAGGGCTCGGAAGTCTTCCGCGTGTTCGTGAAGGACCTGGCCACCGGCCAGGTGCTGGCCGAGCCGGTGGAGAGCTCCACCGGGGACTTCACCTTCTCGCCCGACTCCCAGTGGCTGTTCTGGACCCATCGCGACGACAACGGCCGGCCGGACAAGATCTATCGCCGCCCGGCGCGCGGCGGCGCCAAGGACGACGTGCTGGTCTATGAAGAGGCTGACGAGGGCTATTTCATCGGCATTGGCCGCGTGGCGTCCGACCAGTTCCTGGTCATCAGCGCCGGCAACAACGACAGCTCCGAAGCCCTGATCATCCCGGCCGCCGACCCGACCGCCAAGCCCAAGGTGGTGGAGCCGCGCAAGGCCGGCGTCCGCTATGACGTCGAGCACTGGGACGGCGACTTCATCATCCGCACCAACGCCGGCGACGCGGTGGACTTCAAGCTGGTGCGCGCGCCGGTTTCCGATCCCTCGGCCAAGAACTGGAAGGAGTGGGTCGCCCACCGTCCGGGCACGCTGATCGTCGGGACCACCGCCTATCAGAACCACTTCGTGCGGCTGGAGCGCGTCAACGCCAACACCCGTATCGTCGTCACCGAAAAGGGCGGGGCCGAGCATCCCATCGTCATGGACGAGGAGGCCTATGTCCTGTCGCTGGAGGGCGGGTACGAGTTCGACACCCCGGTGATGCGCTATGTCTACCAGTCGCCGACCACCCCGCGTCAGTGGTTCGACTACGACATGGCCAAGCGCACGAAGGTGCTGCGCAAGACCCAGGAAATCCCGTCCGGCCACAACCCGGCCGACTACGTCACCAAGCGGCTCTACGCCAAGGCGCCCGACGGCGCCGAAGTGCCGATCACCGTGCTGATGAAGAAGGGAACCAAGCTGGACGGCTCGGCCCCGCTGCTGCTTTACGGCTATGGCAGCTACGGCATCCCGATGGATCCCAGCTTCTCGATCCGCAACTTCAGCCTGGTGGACCGGGGCTGGATCTGGGCCACGGCCCACATCCGCGGCGGCTCGGAAAAGGGCTGGGGCTGGTTCCTGGACGGCAAGCGCTTCAAGAAGAAGAACACCTTCACTGACTTCATCGCCTGCGCCGAGCACCTGCACGCCAACGGCTATGGGGCGAAGGGGCGTACCGTGGCCTATGGCGGCTCGGCCGGCGGCCTGCTGATGGGGGCGGTGACCAACATGCGCCCCGACCTGTGGAGCGGCATCATCGGCGCCGTGCCGTTCGTGGATGTGATCAACACCATGAGCGACACGTCCCTGCCGCTGACCCCGCCGGAGTGGCCCGAATGGGGCAACCCGATCGAGGACGCGGAAGCCTACGACTACATGCTCAGCTACAGCCCCTACGACCAGATCGGGGCCAAGCCCTATCCGGCGGTGCTGGCCACCGGCGGCCTGTCGGACCCGCGCGTCACCTATTGGGAGCCGGAAAAGTGGGTCGCCAAGCTGCGCGACCACACCACGGGAACGAGCCCTATCCTGCTGAAGATCAACATGGAAGCCGGACACGGCGGGGCGTCCGGCCGGTTCGATTTCCTGAAGGAGATCGCGTTGGACTACGCGTTCGCCGTCTGGGCGGTCGAGAAGGGCTGGGAGAAGGCGTGGTGAGGATCACCGGCGGCTGCCTCTGCGGCGGCGTCCGCTATGAAGCGGAGGGGCCGCCGGCCTATACGGGCCATTGCTACTGCGCCGACTGCCGCAAGGCGTCGGGCGGCGGTTTCATCCCGTTCATGGGCTTTCCCGCCGAGGCGGTGCGGTTCAGCGGCATGACCCGGCAGTTCCGCTCTCCCGCCTTCAAGGGCGGCGAGGCGGTGCGCAACTCCTGCCCCACCTGCGGCGGGCTGGTGTTCGGCGGGGTGGTCGGCGAGAGCGACAGCCACACCCTCTATGCGGGCTCGCTGGACGACCCGAGCCTGTTCAAACCCCAGATCGCCATCTTCAACCGCGACCGTCCCGCCTGGGCGCCCCTGCCCCCGGACGTCGCGGTGTTCGAGACGATGCCGGAGTGAGGGGGCGCTAAAGGGGAGGTGGCCCGGAGGGCCGGAGGGGACTGCTGAGCCAGCACCCAGTTCTACCCCCTCCACCGCTTCGCGGTCCCCCTCCCCCTGAGGGGGAGGATTGGGGTATGCACGCCACATGAACATCCGCCCCGCCACGCCCGCCGACGCCGCCGCCATCGCAGAGATCTATGCCGACGCCTGTCTGAACGGGTTCGGTACGTTCGAGGAGGTCCCGCCCTCGGCGGACGAGATCGCGACCCGCATGGCCGGGGTGCAG contains the following coding sequences:
- a CDS encoding serine protease — its product is MAWDLSLDLIQATVQVEQALPDGGRTVGTGFLVDAPTPDGRPRTVLVTAGHVLERMPKASARIGYRVQGGDGVWRYDPQTMTIRDAANQPEWAKHPTRDVAAIEVVAPPEFAKAAIPLAWLAADETFSKVALGPGDEMMALGFPRGLAANGAGFPILRSGRVASYPLGPADNSPTFLLDFAVFPGNSGGPVFMAQAARRRPGAGEAQEVQFVAGMLTQQVELNKERLEIGVVTHAKFIREAVNMLDGVIPISATKVAETLPPTQVAANAVEAGTID
- a CDS encoding GFA family protein, which encodes MVRITGGCLCGGVRYEAEGPPAYTGHCYCADCRKASGGGFIPFMGFPAEAVRFSGMTRQFRSPAFKGGEAVRNSCPTCGGLVFGGVVGESDSHTLYAGSLDDPSLFKPQIAIFNRDRPAWAPLPPDVAVFETMPE
- a CDS encoding S9 family peptidase, translating into MQNRRELLASAAALVASSALIPGESMSASPTLPKPPVAKKEPKRIEQLGRVRTDDYAWMKDDNWQKVLRDPSLIKADVKAHLTEENAYTKAMLAKTEPLQKAMFEEMKGRVKEDDASVPAPDGAFEYYTRYNVGAQHPIYARKPRGGGAEEVLLDADALAKGKAYSEVGAADHSPDHKLFAYAEDAQGSEVFRVFVKDLATGQVLAEPVESSTGDFTFSPDSQWLFWTHRDDNGRPDKIYRRPARGGAKDDVLVYEEADEGYFIGIGRVASDQFLVISAGNNDSSEALIIPAADPTAKPKVVEPRKAGVRYDVEHWDGDFIIRTNAGDAVDFKLVRAPVSDPSAKNWKEWVAHRPGTLIVGTTAYQNHFVRLERVNANTRIVVTEKGGAEHPIVMDEEAYVLSLEGGYEFDTPVMRYVYQSPTTPRQWFDYDMAKRTKVLRKTQEIPSGHNPADYVTKRLYAKAPDGAEVPITVLMKKGTKLDGSAPLLLYGYGSYGIPMDPSFSIRNFSLVDRGWIWATAHIRGGSEKGWGWFLDGKRFKKKNTFTDFIACAEHLHANGYGAKGRTVAYGGSAGGLLMGAVTNMRPDLWSGIIGAVPFVDVINTMSDTSLPLTPPEWPEWGNPIEDAEAYDYMLSYSPYDQIGAKPYPAVLATGGLSDPRVTYWEPEKWVAKLRDHTTGTSPILLKINMEAGHGGASGRFDFLKEIALDYAFAVWAVEKGWEKAW